A single window of candidate division KSB1 bacterium DNA harbors:
- a CDS encoding S8 family serine peptidase, translated as MKNFFPVYFAAVLMFASSVFAVQSADAVPGELIIKFRQTPGGSMKDRLAASAGFIHSLEPIARSQGKASRSADFASFYLAKYSVNKSPFEAAAEVSRQPEIEYAQPNFIYRLQAIPNDPNFPNQAFWRQINAPQAWDITHGSPSILIAILDTGVDYLHQDLQDNIWRNPNEVEDGIDNDANGYIDDLYGWDFVTSGVNAAAGEDVSFEDNDPMDRHGHGTHVAGLASAVTNNGIGVAGAGWSCRILPLRIGYKTTDGGGSISTSSALKAIEYAVDNGASIINMSFGAIGNDYALRDWMRFAFENGLVIVKAAGNNNSNIGYYPDVENWVLSTAAVDAGDRKTSYSNYGSWVKVSAPGDVFSTLPGNRYGILSGTSMAAPIVAGVAGLVRAVHPDWSPAQVLMHVVDTADDIDSVNPRYAGLLGRHGRVNAYRAVSEPFASKPDLAITRISVEDMGTGNDDQRLNVGETVDLLIRLTNNWAAAHNVELLLTTEDPSVSIITGRIFFSQLPSFADRPNFVETTQPFFRIKLSEDSFPHNIPFVLTARSGDYEQTMSFTLAVEAKLLVVDDDGNSEKVEKYYQALLDSLGMPYDRWDREVQGRVAARLRNYDFVMWICANALPTLNGEDREDLISFLREKRTLFISGENIAWDLSALQTAEDAQQRGYYNQYRQNGFDAKSFYETHLHAQYLEDATSWRQIKGLDTSPISRGLSFYVSSPPEEWREYSPDVVEPIRGGQAIFAYPDNRGGAVSYTQLNHKIIHFAFGGLENVLSDSVRQLLMRRIIADFTGLEVSVEPLQNIESYYQDMYIGAIVKGSRKPSRVYLFWRKINENVFSRLEMTAVSDTTFFVDLPRQPNGTIIEYGVQAVSEDGFYSPIKLLRANLTAQPPTVAAANPKASSLALHPIVAMTAADASGVDESTARVYFWTRSTLPDSAVPVLGNNNLFTTRLRGNFSFGDTLYYQFSICDLSPYRLRGKSPVYKLLLGFEGFEGGLDDWETGAGDWNLETVRMRSGRYGAHNRTENGFNYPANADLSLTLKYGLDLSRLSQATLSVWMFYGFSDQDYGLVEASRDFGRTWIPLAPPITGAAAKYYKAEFDLNNFTGPGHEEVLIRFRLISNDAGTGPGWFIDDIELLPIRTHIAVNKTELPFDARLVQAYPNPFNSAVSILYELPQETHIRLTILDALGRETMVLAEGNKPAGRYKAVWNGLTKEGHEAASGIYLCRLETNDRFWVHKILLLR; from the coding sequence ATGAAAAATTTTTTTCCGGTTTATTTTGCTGCCGTGCTGATGTTCGCCTCGTCTGTATTTGCCGTTCAATCGGCCGATGCCGTGCCGGGGGAACTGATCATCAAATTTCGACAAACGCCCGGGGGTTCGATGAAGGATCGTCTCGCCGCCTCGGCCGGCTTCATCCACTCGCTGGAGCCTATCGCCCGCTCACAAGGCAAAGCAAGCCGCTCGGCAGATTTTGCGTCATTTTACCTGGCCAAGTACTCTGTGAACAAATCGCCGTTCGAAGCGGCCGCCGAAGTCAGCCGGCAGCCGGAAATCGAGTATGCACAGCCGAACTTTATCTATCGCCTGCAGGCAATACCCAACGACCCGAACTTTCCCAATCAGGCGTTTTGGCGACAAATCAATGCACCTCAGGCGTGGGATATTACGCATGGTTCCCCTTCGATCCTCATTGCGATTTTGGATACCGGCGTCGATTATCTTCATCAGGATTTGCAGGATAACATTTGGCGGAATCCGAATGAGGTAGAAGATGGAATCGATAATGACGCCAACGGCTATATCGACGATTTGTACGGTTGGGATTTTGTGACTTCCGGCGTCAATGCCGCAGCCGGCGAGGACGTGAGTTTCGAAGACAACGATCCGATGGATCGGCATGGCCACGGTACGCATGTGGCCGGACTGGCTTCTGCGGTGACCAACAATGGTATCGGTGTCGCCGGCGCCGGCTGGAGCTGCCGGATTCTGCCTCTGCGAATCGGCTACAAGACGACGGACGGAGGCGGATCGATTTCCACTTCATCCGCTTTGAAGGCCATAGAATATGCAGTTGATAATGGAGCCTCAATCATCAACATGAGTTTCGGCGCCATCGGCAACGATTATGCCCTGCGCGATTGGATGCGCTTTGCCTTCGAGAACGGTCTGGTTATTGTCAAAGCCGCCGGTAACAACAATTCGAACATCGGCTACTATCCGGATGTGGAGAATTGGGTATTATCGACGGCCGCAGTCGATGCGGGCGATCGAAAGACCTCTTATTCCAACTACGGTTCTTGGGTCAAAGTCTCTGCACCCGGCGATGTTTTTTCAACCCTTCCGGGCAACCGTTACGGCATTCTAAGCGGGACTTCGATGGCTGCGCCGATCGTCGCCGGCGTTGCAGGGCTGGTGCGGGCTGTCCACCCCGACTGGTCGCCAGCGCAGGTCTTGATGCACGTCGTCGACACTGCAGATGATATCGATTCGGTCAATCCGAGATACGCAGGACTTCTTGGCCGACACGGCCGTGTGAACGCCTATCGCGCCGTCTCGGAGCCGTTTGCTTCCAAGCCGGATCTCGCCATCACTCGCATTTCTGTCGAGGATATGGGGACAGGCAACGATGACCAACGCTTGAATGTCGGTGAAACGGTCGATTTGTTGATCCGTTTGACGAACAATTGGGCTGCTGCGCACAATGTCGAACTCTTGCTTACGACCGAAGACCCGAGCGTCTCCATCATCACCGGCAGAATTTTTTTCTCCCAGCTGCCGAGTTTCGCCGATCGCCCCAATTTCGTTGAAACCACTCAGCCTTTCTTTAGGATCAAACTTTCGGAGGACTCTTTTCCGCATAACATCCCTTTTGTGCTGACGGCCAGATCCGGGGATTATGAGCAGACGATGAGCTTTACTCTGGCAGTCGAAGCCAAGCTCCTCGTTGTCGATGACGACGGCAACAGCGAAAAAGTTGAAAAATATTACCAGGCGCTTCTTGATTCGCTTGGAATGCCGTATGATCGATGGGATCGGGAGGTACAGGGTCGAGTTGCCGCGCGCCTGCGAAATTATGATTTTGTCATGTGGATTTGCGCCAACGCTTTGCCCACCTTGAACGGAGAAGACCGTGAAGATCTGATCTCTTTTCTTCGAGAAAAGAGAACGCTTTTCATTAGCGGTGAAAATATTGCCTGGGATTTATCAGCGCTGCAGACGGCTGAAGATGCTCAACAGCGGGGTTACTACAATCAATATCGCCAGAATGGTTTCGACGCCAAATCGTTCTATGAAACTCATCTCCACGCCCAGTACCTGGAAGACGCAACATCCTGGCGGCAAATAAAGGGACTGGATACTTCGCCGATCAGCCGCGGCCTAAGCTTTTATGTTTCCTCTCCCCCCGAAGAGTGGCGCGAGTATTCGCCGGATGTTGTCGAACCGATCCGAGGCGGACAGGCGATCTTTGCCTATCCGGACAACCGCGGCGGCGCCGTTTCTTACACACAGCTCAATCATAAGATTATCCATTTTGCCTTCGGAGGATTGGAGAACGTCCTTTCGGATTCCGTTCGACAATTGTTGATGAGGCGGATCATTGCCGATTTCACCGGTCTGGAGGTGAGCGTCGAACCGCTTCAAAATATAGAGAGCTATTATCAGGATATGTACATAGGCGCCATTGTTAAAGGCAGCCGAAAGCCGAGCCGTGTCTATCTTTTTTGGCGAAAGATAAACGAAAACGTCTTTTCCCGCCTCGAAATGACCGCGGTCAGCGATACGACCTTTTTCGTCGATCTGCCGCGTCAGCCGAACGGAACCATCATCGAATACGGCGTCCAGGCCGTCAGCGAGGACGGCTTTTATTCGCCGATCAAATTGCTGCGGGCGAATTTAACCGCCCAGCCGCCGACGGTTGCCGCTGCGAATCCGAAAGCATCCAGCCTGGCCCTCCATCCTATTGTCGCCATGACTGCTGCGGATGCCTCGGGCGTAGATGAAAGCACGGCCAGAGTCTATTTTTGGACGCGCTCAACTTTGCCCGACAGCGCCGTTCCCGTCCTTGGAAACAATAACTTGTTTACCACTCGGCTCCGCGGCAACTTTTCTTTCGGCGACACGCTGTATTATCAATTCAGCATCTGCGATCTCTCGCCCTATCGATTGCGCGGTAAATCGCCGGTTTACAAGCTGCTGTTGGGATTCGAAGGTTTCGAAGGCGGACTCGACGATTGGGAGACAGGCGCCGGCGACTGGAATTTGGAAACGGTACGCATGCGGTCCGGGCGATACGGCGCCCATAATCGAACCGAAAACGGCTTTAACTATCCTGCCAATGCCGATCTGTCGTTGACGTTAAAATACGGTCTGGACTTGTCCCGTCTCTCGCAGGCGACGCTTTCCGTCTGGATGTTTTACGGTTTCAGCGATCAAGATTACGGTCTGGTCGAGGCTTCGCGAGATTTCGGCAGAACATGGATTCCTCTGGCGCCGCCCATAACCGGCGCGGCTGCCAAATATTATAAAGCGGAATTCGATCTGAACAATTTTACCGGACCGGGTCACGAAGAAGTCCTTATCCGTTTTCGTCTGATTTCCAACGATGCCGGTACGGGACCGGGCTGGTTCATCGACGACATCGAGCTTTTGCCTATTCGCACTCATATTGCTGTTAATAAAACAGAACTGCCATTCGATGCCCGTCTGGTTCAAGCTTATCCGAATCCCTTCAACTCCGCAGTCAGCATCCTCTATGAACTGCCGCAGGAGACGCATATTCGCCTGACGATTCTCGATGCCCTGGGACGCGAAACAATGGTGCTTGCGGAGGGGAATAAACCGGCCGGCCGATATAAAGCAGTCTGGAACGGACTGACAAAAGAGGGTCATGAAGCCGCTTCAGGAATCTATCTGTGCCGTCTCGAAACGAACGATCGCTTTTGGGTCCATAAAATTCTGCTGCTGCGTTGA
- a CDS encoding T9SS type A sorting domain-containing protein, whose amino-acid sequence MSLVKHFMFILILTVATFGENRVSVPTQNNAPTIWPEAEKDALPADFRNYSVLSFNRSIPPQGKVIGKTAYNYQTNGILHERIIWDAASKTIHAEWMFGDIAEANVGWKNRRMYYNFFDGTSWVHGTGVPIETKRSGYGSLAVDAANTAIAVSHFGSGVSVWADFMAGFGFFTEFLVWEEGTKKPAYNPTWPDIAVDKTGAWHVVATNYSDGSGVEEDILNNVKDNVIYFRSEDRGAKWSTPIGIVPGPYAIPLEPFDETLPKELDIEKQIQACLDGPKTENKIGIVIPNYAHDVIYFESLDGGKTWKDPKAIIGNKPIISTDSVSFPPQYDIVVRYDSLDTNVPIDTLIAAWEEEYNIQSRPLRQLDFMYINNEPHIVWAEAKTPGGMSYYPGGRGVRWRVPYYRGLNGDSVHWEAGFRIKHWSPSTGIATIEKVDELQGVYAGGGYNVLSAPQIGVDEDGTLYCVFVRASQADTVKPEDGIDQQKTSWGPLSYCKIWGSKSKDGGKTWSKPVQLTPDKDNWHRDLRFVALSPRNPRGKLHLLYQDSPVPGRAIGDAAGDDHTKVSTADIVYWECPTSLFSDERIFFGPEITIETGTYGGIVDFGDIGDAGEARKKVVIKNEGDQDLKIINAFGGEKSFSVSPASFMIAPGESREIEIVFRPLYDGEFDSFVALPNNDPNEGNAGIPVRGKGKYVPVGVAQKGNAPLLFELTQNYPNPFNPSTVIQFTLPRAAHARLAVYNLMGQEVAVLFDEQMEAGSRRLEWRPDKLPGGVYFYRLSAGEFQETRKMIFLQ is encoded by the coding sequence ATGAGCCTTGTGAAACATTTTATGTTCATCCTGATTCTAACCGTAGCAACTTTTGGGGAGAATCGGGTATCTGTGCCGACTCAGAATAACGCTCCGACGATATGGCCGGAGGCGGAAAAGGACGCTCTTCCTGCGGATTTTCGCAACTATTCTGTTTTGTCTTTTAACCGCAGCATTCCACCGCAGGGAAAGGTCATCGGCAAGACCGCCTACAACTACCAGACCAACGGCATTCTGCACGAACGAATTATTTGGGATGCGGCATCGAAAACCATTCACGCAGAATGGATGTTCGGCGACATTGCCGAGGCTAATGTCGGCTGGAAGAACCGACGAATGTACTATAATTTTTTCGACGGTACCTCCTGGGTGCATGGAACCGGTGTGCCGATCGAGACCAAACGCTCCGGATATGGTTCCCTGGCTGTTGATGCAGCCAATACGGCCATAGCCGTCTCCCACTTTGGCAGCGGCGTCAGCGTCTGGGCTGACTTTATGGCCGGATTCGGCTTTTTTACTGAATTTCTCGTCTGGGAAGAAGGCACAAAAAAGCCGGCGTACAATCCAACTTGGCCGGATATTGCCGTCGATAAAACCGGCGCTTGGCATGTGGTTGCTACGAACTATAGCGACGGCAGCGGCGTCGAGGAAGACATTTTAAACAACGTCAAAGATAACGTAATCTATTTTCGCAGCGAAGACCGCGGTGCCAAGTGGTCGACGCCCATCGGCATTGTCCCCGGCCCATACGCCATCCCGTTGGAGCCGTTCGATGAAACTCTGCCCAAAGAGCTGGACATTGAAAAGCAAATCCAAGCCTGTTTGGACGGCCCGAAAACGGAGAACAAGATCGGCATTGTTATTCCCAACTATGCACATGACGTCATCTATTTCGAAAGCCTTGACGGCGGCAAAACCTGGAAGGATCCGAAGGCAATCATCGGCAACAAGCCGATCATTTCGACCGATTCCGTCAGCTTCCCCCCACAGTACGATATAGTCGTTCGGTATGACAGTTTAGACACCAATGTGCCCATCGACACCTTGATCGCCGCTTGGGAAGAAGAATATAATATCCAAAGCCGGCCGTTGCGGCAACTTGATTTCATGTACATCAACAACGAGCCGCACATTGTCTGGGCTGAAGCCAAGACGCCGGGCGGCATGAGCTACTATCCCGGCGGTCGTGGTGTGCGTTGGCGAGTTCCCTACTATCGCGGCCTCAACGGCGATTCTGTGCATTGGGAAGCCGGTTTCCGAATCAAGCATTGGAGTCCTTCGACAGGCATCGCGACCATCGAAAAGGTTGATGAATTGCAGGGTGTTTATGCCGGCGGCGGCTACAACGTGTTGTCTGCGCCGCAAATCGGTGTCGATGAAGACGGAACGCTTTATTGTGTTTTTGTCCGTGCTTCTCAAGCTGATACGGTGAAACCTGAGGACGGTATCGATCAGCAAAAAACCAGTTGGGGGCCGTTGAGTTACTGCAAAATCTGGGGTTCAAAGTCCAAAGACGGCGGCAAAACCTGGTCCAAGCCGGTGCAGCTGACCCCCGACAAAGACAACTGGCATCGCGATCTAAGGTTCGTAGCTCTGTCGCCCCGTAATCCACGCGGCAAACTGCATCTGCTCTATCAGGACTCGCCGGTCCCGGGGCGCGCCATCGGCGACGCCGCCGGTGATGATCACACCAAAGTCTCCACCGCCGACATCGTTTATTGGGAGTGTCCGACTTCGCTGTTTTCAGATGAGCGAATCTTTTTCGGTCCTGAGATCACTATTGAGACAGGCACTTACGGCGGCATCGTCGATTTCGGCGACATCGGCGATGCCGGAGAAGCACGCAAAAAGGTGGTTATTAAAAACGAAGGAGATCAGGACCTCAAGATCATTAACGCCTTCGGCGGCGAAAAGTCGTTTTCGGTTTCACCCGCGAGCTTTATGATTGCTCCCGGCGAAAGCCGCGAAATTGAAATCGTTTTTCGTCCTCTTTATGACGGTGAATTTGACAGCTTTGTCGCTTTGCCCAACAACGACCCGAACGAAGGAAATGCCGGCATTCCGGTGCGCGGAAAGGGAAAATACGTTCCCGTCGGCGTAGCGCAAAAAGGCAATGCCCCTCTGCTTTTTGAACTGACGCAAAACTATCCCAATCCCTTTAATCCTTCCACAGTTATTCAATTCACCCTTCCGCGGGCAGCACACGCGCGACTGGCGGTTTATAATCTTATGGGACAGGAGGTCGCAGTGCTGTTCGACGAACAAATGGAAGCCGGCAGTCGGCGCCTCGAATGGCGCCCTGACAAGCTGCCGGGCGGTGTCTACTTTTATCGGCTTTCTGCCGGAGAATTTCAAGAAACGCGCAAAATGATCTTTTTACAATAA
- a CDS encoding TonB-dependent receptor, translating to MRRSASLVLWMWVFFAAADFLHAGTVGKIVGKVTDKETGEPLPGCNIVVVGTTMGAATNAEGNYLIINVPPGVYSVRASMIGYQKVIKTQVIVNMDKTTTVDFQLGVEVIQGETVEVVAERPLVEKDVTVKKTVISAAEIRSAPVQNLSQMFALQAGVVAINYQSYGIPGFAERGVEQIHVRGGRSGEIGYVFDGMYLKNPTYGGIGNGTRLNKYAIEEMVTETGVFSAEYGDAMSSTQNWITRTGSFEKYEGVFRYQTSEIGGSLIAGKTNSFLYPMYLQGLKDFAGAFGGPVPYTKNKLSFYISGQSTRQKGRVLEFDDKVWTDGPIPGNHPYNPVANIVPPYNPNDPNDHSDPLDRKKGWDALGHEYVWDVFGKLAWKLSPTQKLVFTNWVVSTDMMLYGNSGESIMFRYYPEGKNYTLLNSDRQNLEWTHQLSSKTFYTLRASRFFQMRRYLVRNNDLDGDGYPDWVETRLHTDPRKPDQKPKDSDGDGYPDDFEKNLTLMRDDYDGDELPDGAELDPNVHPDPAVFPLKGKWLDYWQYNGWRYEAPYYDYVIEGSGRYFHRSYAETFETRFDLTSQINRHHQIQFGVNGKQHNLFFDEIQLPWLQTPYKEFYHKYPYEFAGYVQDKIEYPYMTINVGLRFDANNYNTTAWSNPNDPTSPLVRTKTQYRWSPRIGISHVITDKATFTFGYGIFHQLPIYRNIYLNSQRDLTTWSPIVGNPLIGAQKLTAYEFGVKNQVADEWAVSLVGWSKEYSELDATERVPAFPFSYTISKGIDYGTARGIDVTVEKVSLKTPWSARIMYTYSVAKANRADPWEGYRNTDTPETMPKREILMSYDRTHDFSTLAAYRFGKRNGPKIFGFYPLGNSLLNLIFFAQSGAPYTPTIEGIPQETNSERMPWINSVTLSWHKIIPISRFQFKIGLQVDNLFDKKNVYDVYNETGKPNDPGRRANNRIAAGLNSLTVYDQPFFYGPRRSIQFYTEIEF from the coding sequence ATGAGGCGTTCCGCTTCACTGGTGTTATGGATGTGGGTGTTTTTCGCTGCCGCCGATTTTTTGCATGCCGGCACGGTCGGAAAAATTGTCGGCAAGGTTACCGACAAGGAGACCGGAGAGCCGCTGCCGGGCTGTAACATCGTGGTCGTCGGCACGACAATGGGCGCTGCCACGAATGCGGAGGGCAACTATCTCATCATCAATGTTCCGCCCGGTGTTTATAGTGTGAGAGCGAGCATGATCGGCTATCAAAAGGTCATCAAGACCCAGGTGATCGTCAATATGGATAAAACGACGACGGTCGATTTTCAGCTCGGCGTCGAAGTGATCCAAGGAGAGACGGTAGAGGTGGTAGCCGAACGACCTTTGGTGGAAAAGGATGTTACGGTCAAAAAGACGGTCATCTCGGCTGCTGAAATTCGCAGCGCTCCGGTGCAGAACTTGTCGCAGATGTTTGCCCTGCAGGCGGGGGTTGTGGCCATCAACTATCAGTCGTACGGTATACCCGGCTTTGCCGAGCGAGGTGTGGAGCAAATCCACGTGCGGGGCGGCCGCTCGGGAGAGATAGGGTATGTCTTTGACGGTATGTACCTAAAGAATCCGACTTACGGAGGCATCGGCAACGGTACGCGTCTGAACAAGTATGCGATCGAAGAAATGGTCACCGAAACCGGCGTCTTTAGTGCCGAATACGGCGATGCGATGTCGAGCACGCAAAACTGGATCACCCGCACCGGCAGTTTCGAAAAGTACGAGGGTGTCTTTCGTTACCAAACCTCGGAGATCGGCGGCTCGCTCATTGCCGGCAAGACGAACAGCTTTCTTTATCCCATGTACCTGCAGGGGCTGAAAGACTTTGCCGGTGCTTTCGGCGGTCCGGTGCCGTATACAAAAAACAAGCTCTCGTTTTACATTTCCGGGCAATCGACGCGGCAAAAAGGCCGAGTGTTGGAATTCGACGACAAAGTGTGGACCGACGGTCCGATTCCTGGAAATCATCCGTACAATCCGGTTGCAAACATCGTCCCTCCCTATAATCCGAATGACCCCAATGACCATTCCGACCCTCTTGACCGCAAGAAAGGATGGGACGCCTTGGGGCACGAGTATGTTTGGGATGTATTTGGAAAGCTGGCGTGGAAACTGAGTCCGACGCAAAAGCTGGTCTTTACGAACTGGGTTGTCTCTACCGACATGATGCTGTACGGCAACTCCGGCGAATCGATCATGTTCCGGTATTACCCGGAAGGCAAGAATTATACACTGCTCAATTCGGACCGGCAGAATTTAGAGTGGACGCATCAACTTTCGAGCAAGACCTTTTACACGTTGCGGGCATCGCGCTTTTTTCAAATGCGGCGCTATTTGGTGCGCAACAACGATCTGGACGGCGACGGTTACCCCGATTGGGTGGAGACGCGGCTTCATACCGATCCTCGCAAGCCGGATCAAAAGCCGAAAGACAGCGACGGCGACGGCTATCCGGACGACTTTGAAAAAAACCTGACCCTGATGCGCGACGATTATGACGGCGATGAGCTGCCGGACGGCGCAGAGCTGGATCCGAATGTGCATCCCGATCCGGCCGTTTTCCCTTTAAAGGGGAAATGGCTCGACTATTGGCAATATAACGGCTGGCGTTACGAGGCACCTTATTATGACTATGTCATCGAAGGGTCCGGTAGATATTTTCATCGTTCCTACGCGGAAACTTTTGAAACCCGCTTCGATTTGACGAGCCAAATCAACCGGCATCATCAAATCCAATTCGGCGTAAACGGAAAGCAGCATAATCTCTTTTTCGACGAAATCCAACTCCCTTGGCTGCAGACGCCCTACAAAGAGTTTTACCACAAATATCCCTATGAATTTGCCGGCTACGTGCAGGATAAAATCGAATATCCCTACATGACCATCAACGTAGGACTTCGGTTCGATGCGAACAATTATAACACTACAGCCTGGTCGAATCCCAACGATCCCACCAGTCCCTTGGTTCGGACCAAAACCCAGTACCGCTGGAGTCCGCGCATCGGCATTTCGCATGTCATTACTGACAAGGCCACCTTCACTTTCGGTTACGGCATCTTTCATCAGCTGCCGATCTACCGCAATATTTATTTGAACAGTCAGCGTGACTTGACGACCTGGTCGCCGATTGTCGGCAATCCGCTGATCGGCGCGCAAAAGCTGACGGCATACGAATTCGGCGTCAAAAATCAAGTGGCCGACGAGTGGGCCGTGAGCCTCGTCGGCTGGTCAAAAGAGTACAGCGAGCTCGATGCGACCGAGCGCGTGCCGGCTTTTCCTTTCAGCTATACGATCAGCAAAGGCATCGATTACGGTACCGCGCGCGGTATCGACGTGACGGTCGAAAAAGTGTCGCTCAAAACGCCGTGGAGCGCCCGTATCATGTACACCTATTCTGTGGCCAAGGCAAACCGCGCCGATCCGTGGGAAGGCTACCGTAACACCGACACCCCGGAAACCATGCCCAAGCGGGAAATTCTTATGAGCTACGACCGCACGCACGATTTCAGTACATTGGCGGCCTATCGTTTCGGCAAGCGTAACGGACCCAAAATATTCGGTTTTTATCCGCTCGGCAATTCGCTATTAAATCTCATCTTTTTCGCACAAAGCGGAGCGCCTTATACGCCGACCATCGAGGGCATTCCTCAGGAAACCAACTCTGAAAGAATGCCTTGGATCAACAGCGTTACGCTCAGCTGGCACAAGATCATCCCGATTAGCCGGTTTCAGTTCAAAATCGGTCTGCAGGTGGATAATCTTTTTGACAAAAAGAATGTCTATGATGTCTACAACGAAACCGGCAAGCCGAACGACCCCGGCCGACGTGCCAATAATCGGATTGCGGCAGGTCTGAACTCGTTGACGGTGTATGACCAGCCTTTCTTTTACGGGCCGCGGCGCAGCATTCAGTTTTACACGGAAATCGAGTTCTGA
- the leuD gene encoding 3-isopropylmalate dehydratase small subunit, with product MEPIVVLKSKFVALPINDIDTDQIIPARFLKVTDKKGLGRNLFYDWRYNADGSEKADFVLNRIGSDVKILVAGDNFGCGSSREHAPWALVDFGFRAVISTRIADIFRNNALKNGLLPVVVDAETLQQLFEIAEKSPEAELTIDLPNQVVVLPDGRQAGFPIDGFSKTCLLEGLDQLGYLLKFSRQVEEYERIHPPRVCIAQV from the coding sequence ATGGAACCTATTGTCGTTTTAAAAAGTAAATTTGTTGCGCTGCCGATAAACGATATCGATACGGATCAAATCATTCCGGCGCGCTTTTTAAAGGTGACGGATAAGAAAGGGTTGGGGCGAAATCTCTTTTATGATTGGCGATACAACGCCGACGGCTCAGAAAAAGCTGACTTTGTTTTGAATCGCATCGGCAGCGACGTCAAAATTCTTGTAGCAGGCGATAATTTCGGCTGCGGCTCGAGCCGTGAGCATGCACCGTGGGCGCTGGTCGATTTCGGCTTTCGCGCCGTCATCAGCACGCGCATCGCGGATATTTTTCGCAATAATGCGCTCAAAAACGGCCTGCTGCCGGTGGTTGTGGATGCAGAGACGCTGCAGCAGCTTTTTGAAATAGCGGAAAAGTCGCCCGAAGCGGAGCTGACCATTGATCTTCCGAACCAGGTGGTTGTGCTTCCGGACGGTCGACAGGCAGGCTTTCCTATTGACGGTTTTTCAAAAACCTGCCTATTGGAAGGCCTCGATCAATTGGGCTATCTGCTCAAATTCAGCCGACAAGTTGAAGAATATGAGCGCATACATCCACCGCGCGTCTGCATCGCCCAAGTTTGA
- the leuC gene encoding 3-isopropylmalate dehydratase large subunit, with amino-acid sequence MAERKRTLFEKVWDEHVVVQEPDSPAVLYIDLQLLHEVTSPQAFQGLRDRGLKVRRPLQNLATMDHSIPTHDPSLPITDPIARAQLEQLEKNCREFGVPLLGRNHPQRGVVHVVGPELGLTQPGMTIVCGDSHTATHGAFGALAFGIGTSEVEHVLATQTLLQHKPRTMRVEISGTLQPGVSAKDVILALIAKIGVGGGAGYVIEYTGKVIRQLDMEGRMTICNMSIEGGARAGMIAPDDTTFEYLHGRPFAPQGKAWDEAVARWRTLCSDDEAAFDAYVSLDGSALKPMITFGTTPGMAIPIDAVVPDPAAQPDINQRKAMEKALAYMDVAPDKPMLGHKIDVVFIGSCTNGRINDLREAAKIFKGRKVADGVRVLIVPGSYAVKRRAEAEGLADIFKQAGAEWREPGCSMCIAMNGDEVLPGQYVVSTSNRNFEGRQGKGGRTLLASPLTAAAAAVTGRVTDPRTLM; translated from the coding sequence ATGGCTGAACGAAAACGAACTTTATTCGAAAAAGTATGGGATGAGCATGTGGTCGTGCAGGAGCCCGATTCGCCTGCGGTGCTGTATATCGACCTTCAGCTTCTTCACGAGGTGACGTCGCCGCAGGCTTTTCAGGGATTGCGGGACCGCGGCCTCAAGGTGCGGCGGCCTTTGCAGAATCTGGCAACTATGGATCATTCAATACCTACCCACGATCCTTCGCTGCCGATTACCGATCCGATTGCACGGGCCCAGCTGGAACAATTGGAAAAAAATTGTCGGGAATTCGGTGTACCGCTCTTGGGCAGGAACCATCCGCAGCGGGGCGTAGTGCACGTGGTCGGCCCGGAGCTGGGATTGACGCAGCCGGGTATGACTATTGTTTGCGGCGACAGCCACACGGCGACGCACGGCGCTTTCGGCGCGCTGGCTTTCGGCATCGGCACCAGCGAGGTGGAACATGTTCTCGCCACCCAAACCCTGCTGCAGCACAAGCCTAGAACGATGCGCGTCGAAATCAGCGGTACGCTTCAGCCGGGCGTCAGCGCTAAAGACGTCATTCTGGCGCTTATCGCCAAGATCGGCGTCGGCGGCGGCGCCGGCTATGTCATCGAATACACGGGTAAAGTCATCCGGCAGCTTGATATGGAAGGCCGCATGACGATCTGCAACATGAGCATCGAGGGCGGTGCACGCGCCGGGATGATCGCACCGGACGACACGACCTTTGAATATCTCCACGGTCGTCCGTTTGCGCCGCAGGGAAAGGCGTGGGACGAAGCCGTGGCGCGTTGGCGGACTCTGTGCAGCGATGACGAAGCCGCATTTGACGCCTATGTCTCGCTTGATGGTTCCGCGTTAAAGCCGATGATCACGTTCGGCACGACTCCGGGGATGGCAATACCGATCGACGCCGTCGTTCCCGATCCTGCTGCTCAGCCGGACATCAATCAGCGCAAGGCTATGGAAAAGGCCCTTGCTTATATGGACGTAGCACCCGACAAGCCTATGCTTGGCCATAAAATCGACGTTGTTTTTATCGGCAGCTGTACCAACGGTCGAATCAACGATCTGCGGGAGGCGGCAAAGATCTTTAAAGGACGTAAAGTTGCGGATGGGGTACGCGTGTTGATTGTCCCGGGCTCTTATGCCGTCAAACGCCGGGCGGAAGCTGAAGGGTTGGCGGATATTTTCAAGCAGGCGGGCGCCGAATGGCGTGAACCCGGCTGTTCCATGTGCATTGCCATGAACGGGGACGAAGTCCTGCCGGGTCAGTATGTTGTGAGTACGAGCAACCGAAATTTCGAGGGAAGGCAGGGAAAAGGCGGCCGAACGCTGCTGGCGAGCCCGCTGACCGCCGCTGCCGCTGCGGTGACAGGCCGAGTGACCGACCCGCGGACGCTTATGTAA